In Apium graveolens cultivar Ventura chromosome 10, ASM990537v1, whole genome shotgun sequence, the following are encoded in one genomic region:
- the LOC141692337 gene encoding 5'-adenylylsulfate reductase-like 7 isoform X1, which produces MSKSTATTTPLILVFFSAIFTASSGDSPPAMCPVQPNFLISTLNSQCPFHFSPNSPLQVGSDFLDRILNSKGNNAYISVLFYASWCPFSHNVRLTFRTLSAMFPHIEHLEVEESSVVPSVLSRYRVHSFPTILMVKQTSKFRYLGAKDLKTLVRFYRKTTGWEPIQYVDMEQPISSEVSGEFVMRSWVGSSPSEILKREPYLVLSLLFLCLAVLINALPKVLLHFKPLWVAYGPHLNLGIFGETSQILGRLLQMINIKMIWTKLKLCKTSSFYQCAKKLKNARVWASSLPSVSLGKTSSSKSES; this is translated from the exons ATGTCGAAATCGACGGCTACTACTACacctttgattcttgtctttttcTCGGCCATTTTCACGGCGAGCTCCGGCGATTCGCCGCCGGCGATGTGTCCGGTACAGCCCAATTTCTTGATCAGCACTCTCAATTCTCAGTGCCCTTTTCATTTCTCGCCTAATTCGCCTCTCCAg GTGGGAAGTGATTTTCTTGACAGAATATTGAATTCCAAGGGTAATAATGCGTACATTTCTGTACTTTTTTATGCTTCTTGGTGTCCGTTTTCACATAATGTCCGGTTGACATTTAGAACCTTGAGTGCCATGTTTCCCCATATTGAACATCTGGAGGTTGAAGAATCCTCAGTGGTTCCAAG CGTACTTTCAAGATACAGGGTACATAGCTTTCCTACAATATTAATGGTGAAGCAGACATCGAAATTTCGATATCTGGGTGCAAAAGATCTTAAAACTCTTGTAAGATTTTACAGAAAAACAACAG GGTGGGAGCCAATTCAATATGTTGATATGGAGCAACCTATTAGTTCGGAAGTCAGTGGGGAGTTTGTTATGCGGTCATGGGTAGGCTCATCACCATCCGAGATTCTGAAAAGGGAACCTTACTTGGTACTCTCGTTGCTGTTTCTATGTTTAGCAGTATTGATAAATGCACTACCAAAGGTCTTATTACACTTCAAACCTTTGTGGGTGGCGTATGGACCACATTTGAACTTGGGGATATTTGGAGAGACCAGCCAGATATTGGGACGCCTCCTTCAGATGATCAATATAAAGATGATTTGGACCAAATTGAAACTATGTAAAACCAGTAGCTTCTATCAATGTGCTAAAAAATTGAAGAATGCTCGTGTTTGGGCTTCTTCTCTGCCTTCTGTCTCTTTGGGGAAAACCTCATCATCTAAGTCTGAATCATAG
- the LOC141692337 gene encoding 5'-adenylylsulfate reductase-like 7 isoform X2: MSKSTATTTPLILVFFSAIFTASSGDSPPAMCPVQPNFLISTLNSQCPFHFSPNSPLQVGSDFLDRILNSKGNNAYISVLFYASWCPFSHNVRLTFRTLSAMFPHIEHLEVEESSVVPRVHSFPTILMVKQTSKFRYLGAKDLKTLVRFYRKTTGWEPIQYVDMEQPISSEVSGEFVMRSWVGSSPSEILKREPYLVLSLLFLCLAVLINALPKVLLHFKPLWVAYGPHLNLGIFGETSQILGRLLQMINIKMIWTKLKLCKTSSFYQCAKKLKNARVWASSLPSVSLGKTSSSKSES, encoded by the exons ATGTCGAAATCGACGGCTACTACTACacctttgattcttgtctttttcTCGGCCATTTTCACGGCGAGCTCCGGCGATTCGCCGCCGGCGATGTGTCCGGTACAGCCCAATTTCTTGATCAGCACTCTCAATTCTCAGTGCCCTTTTCATTTCTCGCCTAATTCGCCTCTCCAg GTGGGAAGTGATTTTCTTGACAGAATATTGAATTCCAAGGGTAATAATGCGTACATTTCTGTACTTTTTTATGCTTCTTGGTGTCCGTTTTCACATAATGTCCGGTTGACATTTAGAACCTTGAGTGCCATGTTTCCCCATATTGAACATCTGGAGGTTGAAGAATCCTCAGTGGTTCCAAG GGTACATAGCTTTCCTACAATATTAATGGTGAAGCAGACATCGAAATTTCGATATCTGGGTGCAAAAGATCTTAAAACTCTTGTAAGATTTTACAGAAAAACAACAG GGTGGGAGCCAATTCAATATGTTGATATGGAGCAACCTATTAGTTCGGAAGTCAGTGGGGAGTTTGTTATGCGGTCATGGGTAGGCTCATCACCATCCGAGATTCTGAAAAGGGAACCTTACTTGGTACTCTCGTTGCTGTTTCTATGTTTAGCAGTATTGATAAATGCACTACCAAAGGTCTTATTACACTTCAAACCTTTGTGGGTGGCGTATGGACCACATTTGAACTTGGGGATATTTGGAGAGACCAGCCAGATATTGGGACGCCTCCTTCAGATGATCAATATAAAGATGATTTGGACCAAATTGAAACTATGTAAAACCAGTAGCTTCTATCAATGTGCTAAAAAATTGAAGAATGCTCGTGTTTGGGCTTCTTCTCTGCCTTCTGTCTCTTTGGGGAAAACCTCATCATCTAAGTCTGAATCATAG